A genomic region of Pseudomonadota bacterium contains the following coding sequences:
- a CDS encoding FliM/FliN family flagellar motor switch protein, with protein sequence MNDLLTEQETEALLEGIEDGSVSTDTGMRPRGQVVPIDYAAYDHLVTGQWPVLERINERLATRLSESLKSVFPALGAVRFAGLYRESYLDYTSGLSVPSAIHVLDLSPLPGKALMVMDTAFLYLGVDSRFGGPCRPPVLSQQRAFTRSERLLLQTCQELILSDLSKTWEEVEPIEVSVESLEFDARYLEMMPSSTMLLASRFEVEFASQKATINIVIPHATMQPIEARLTGTEYRPDDHVEEWREALRETLLDVELDVQVSLAEVPASFRDMIDMQSGDVMEVEFDQTVTAVSGEQPLFIGRIGTSRERKAMMLSAVADRTALPKTTRRALER encoded by the coding sequence ATGAATGACTTGCTCACCGAGCAGGAGACCGAAGCGCTGCTCGAGGGTATCGAAGACGGCTCCGTCTCCACCGACACGGGTATGCGTCCGCGCGGCCAGGTGGTGCCCATCGACTACGCCGCCTACGACCACCTCGTGACCGGCCAGTGGCCGGTGCTCGAGCGCATCAACGAGCGCCTGGCGACCCGCCTGTCCGAGTCGCTGAAGTCCGTGTTCCCCGCCCTCGGTGCGGTGCGCTTCGCGGGGCTCTACCGCGAGTCCTACCTCGACTACACCTCAGGCCTGAGCGTGCCGAGCGCGATCCACGTGCTCGATCTTTCCCCCCTCCCGGGCAAGGCCCTGATGGTGATGGACACGGCCTTCCTCTACCTGGGTGTCGACTCGCGCTTCGGTGGCCCCTGTCGCCCACCTGTGCTCTCCCAGCAACGTGCCTTCACGCGCAGTGAGCGACTGCTGCTGCAAACCTGTCAGGAGCTGATCCTCTCCGACCTGAGTAAGACGTGGGAGGAAGTGGAACCCATCGAGGTCAGCGTGGAGAGCCTCGAGTTCGACGCTCGCTACCTCGAGATGATGCCCTCCTCGACGATGCTCCTCGCCTCGCGCTTCGAGGTCGAATTCGCCAGTCAGAAGGCCACCATCAACATCGTCATTCCCCACGCCACGATGCAGCCCATCGAGGCGCGGCTCACGGGCACCGAGTACCGTCCCGACGACCACGTTGAAGAGTGGCGCGAAGCCCTCCGCGAAACCCTGCTCGACGTGGAGTTGGATGTGCAGGTGTCCCTGGCCGAGGTGCCGGCGAGCTTCCGCGACATGATCGACATGCAGAGCGGCGACGTGATGGAGGTCGAATTCGATCAGACCGTCACCGCCGTCTCCGGCGAACAACCGCTGTTCATCGGCCGTATCGGCACCTCACGAGAGCGTAAGGCAATGATGCTCTCCGCCGTCGCCGACCGCACGGCCTTACCGAAGACCACCAGGAGAGCGTTGGAGCGATGA
- a CDS encoding DUF3429 family protein — protein sequence MTEASPLPTLPKVVVYRSAITDIRTVEARLRRAELPFEVEVVGMASQEERKRYRELKQSSGHGTLPLIFIDERCIGGEPELARYIADRRDHAPEPPEDSTPATVDDDNTQEPASPDPTPEVPEPNPPDTSSADGDEPPTTPAPAGSLDQALATPAQAPAGTAIDASDSALRRRTDLLGYAGLIPFFACAGGSFFGPQQELARLALVAYAAVIFSFVGAVHWGYSLGRDPAAPRGLVASVIPSLIGWAALMLHAQTGATASLALLGVSFLLWHAFERASARLPGHYLGLRLRLTALVSSLLIGSAIAVSLALGQP from the coding sequence ATGACTGAAGCGTCTCCCCTCCCCACCCTTCCCAAGGTGGTGGTCTACCGCTCTGCCATCACCGATATTCGAACCGTCGAGGCCCGCCTGCGCCGCGCCGAGCTGCCGTTCGAGGTGGAGGTGGTGGGGATGGCCAGCCAAGAGGAGCGCAAGCGCTACCGGGAGCTGAAGCAGTCCAGCGGACACGGCACCCTGCCACTGATCTTCATCGACGAGCGTTGCATCGGCGGCGAACCGGAACTGGCCCGCTACATCGCGGACCGGCGCGACCACGCACCCGAGCCGCCGGAGGACAGCACGCCCGCGACGGTGGACGATGACAATACGCAGGAACCGGCATCGCCGGACCCCACCCCCGAGGTGCCCGAACCGAACCCACCCGACACCTCATCGGCAGACGGCGACGAGCCGCCGACGACGCCCGCCCCCGCGGGCAGCCTCGACCAAGCGCTGGCGACGCCTGCGCAAGCCCCCGCTGGGACGGCCATCGATGCTTCCGACAGCGCCCTGCGGCGGCGCACTGACCTGCTCGGATATGCCGGTTTGATCCCCTTCTTCGCCTGCGCCGGAGGCAGCTTCTTCGGCCCGCAACAAGAACTCGCCCGATTGGCCCTGGTGGCTTACGCGGCGGTGATCTTCAGCTTCGTGGGGGCCGTCCATTGGGGCTATTCCCTCGGCCGCGACCCGGCGGCGCCGCGCGGTTTGGTGGCGAGCGTAATCCCCTCGCTGATCGGCTGGGCGGCGCTGATGCTCCACGCGCAGACCGGCGCCACCGCCAGCCTGGCCCTGCTGGGCGTGAGCTTTCTGCTCTGGCACGCGTTCGAGCGCGCCAGCGCACGCCTGCCGGGGCACTACCTCGGCCTGCGCCTGCGGTTGACGGCCCTCGTCTCCAGTCTGCTCATCGGGTCGGCGATCGCCGTTTCGCTCGCACTGGGACAACCCTGA
- a CDS encoding DUF2256 and DUF3253 domain-containing protein yields MPAPPPDKICVACGRPFSWRRKWARDWEQVRYCSAACRGRGTGGETESLEEAILELLGNRRAGASCCPSEVARQRYAEDAWRAHMEPVRQAARRLAQRGELEILQGGRVVDPGRFRGPIRLRLSSPRD; encoded by the coding sequence ATGCCCGCGCCACCGCCGGACAAGATCTGCGTCGCCTGCGGTCGCCCCTTCTCCTGGCGGCGTAAGTGGGCGCGAGACTGGGAGCAGGTGCGCTACTGCTCGGCGGCGTGTCGCGGCCGCGGCACGGGCGGGGAGACCGAGTCGCTCGAGGAAGCCATCCTCGAGCTGCTGGGCAATCGCCGCGCGGGCGCGAGCTGCTGCCCGAGCGAGGTGGCCCGCCAACGCTACGCCGAAGACGCCTGGCGCGCGCACATGGAGCCCGTTCGCCAGGCGGCCAGGCGCCTCGCTCAACGCGGTGAACTCGAGATTCTCCAAGGCGGGCGCGTGGTCGACCCCGGCCGCTTCCGCGGCCCCATCCGGCTGCGCCTGAGCTCCCCCCGCGACTGA
- the fliN gene encoding flagellar motor switch protein FliN — translation MNESTAPEDLPEDDEDDARAEDEATAGAEEEEARTADEVLEDEEEEAFAGEPASFEELRDQGDRNGPGDLKLEMILDVPVTLTVEVGRTRLSLRELLKLNRGSVVELDQLVTQPMSLLVNDTLVAQGEPVMVNERFGIRLTDVVSAGERIRRLT, via the coding sequence ATGAACGAATCGACAGCCCCCGAAGATCTGCCAGAGGACGACGAGGACGACGCACGCGCCGAGGATGAGGCAACCGCGGGTGCCGAAGAAGAGGAGGCGCGCACCGCCGACGAAGTCCTGGAGGACGAGGAGGAGGAGGCGTTCGCAGGCGAACCGGCTTCCTTCGAGGAGCTTCGCGACCAGGGCGATCGCAACGGCCCTGGGGATCTCAAGCTCGAGATGATCCTCGACGTGCCCGTGACCCTGACCGTGGAAGTCGGCCGCACGCGCTTGAGTTTGCGCGAGCTGCTGAAGCTCAATCGCGGCTCGGTGGTCGAGCTCGATCAACTGGTAACGCAGCCGATGTCCCTGTTGGTCAACGACACGCTGGTGGCCCAGGGCGAGCCGGTGATGGTGAACGAGCGCTTCGGCATCCGTCTCACCGACGTGGTGAGTGCGGGTGAACGCATCCGTCGCCTGACCTGA
- the ubiG gene encoding bifunctional 2-polyprenyl-6-hydroxyphenol methylase/3-demethylubiquinol 3-O-methyltransferase UbiG — protein MVASADPREMAKFEQLADTWWDPTGPFWPLHKLNTVRTDYIRDVVSAHRGGRAEGAAPLKGVRMLDIGCGGGLLSEAMARLGAEVHGVDVVERNVRIAERHRPPELAANLRYEHGSVEALTARAAAPYDVVLNMEVVEHVVDLPAFMSHCCALVRDDGLMFVSTINRNPISFLSAIVGAEYVLRWLPRGTHDWRKFPTPRELEGMLTDSGYTVTERKGVRVNPLTRKFSLTDSLIINYMLVAHPTSSTSA, from the coding sequence ATGGTAGCGAGCGCTGATCCGCGGGAGATGGCCAAGTTCGAGCAGCTGGCCGACACCTGGTGGGACCCCACCGGCCCCTTCTGGCCCCTGCATAAGTTGAATACCGTGCGCACGGACTACATCCGCGACGTGGTGAGCGCACACCGGGGCGGTCGCGCCGAGGGCGCAGCGCCGCTGAAGGGCGTGCGCATGCTGGACATCGGGTGTGGCGGCGGCCTGCTGAGCGAGGCCATGGCGCGCCTCGGCGCCGAGGTCCACGGGGTGGACGTGGTGGAGCGCAACGTGCGAATCGCCGAGCGTCACCGACCGCCCGAACTCGCCGCCAACCTGCGCTACGAACACGGCTCGGTGGAAGCGCTCACGGCCCGCGCAGCGGCCCCCTACGATGTGGTGCTGAACATGGAGGTGGTCGAGCACGTGGTCGACCTGCCGGCCTTCATGTCCCACTGCTGCGCTCTCGTCCGCGACGATGGACTGATGTTCGTATCAACGATCAATCGCAATCCCATCTCCTTCCTCAGCGCCATCGTGGGCGCCGAATACGTGCTGCGATGGCTACCGCGTGGCACCCACGATTGGCGCAAGTTCCCCACGCCCCGCGAACTCGAAGGCATGCTCACGGACAGCGGCTACACCGTCACCGAGCGCAAGGGCGTGCGGGTCAACCCGCTCACGCGCAAGTTCAGCCTCACCGACTCGCTGATCATCAACTACATGCTGGTCGCTCATCCCACCTCGTCGACGAGCGCCTGA
- the flhB gene encoding flagellar biosynthesis protein FlhB, with amino-acid sequence MAENEDGQEKTEDPTPKRLREAREKGNVPRSRELSTMLVTMAGAVGLMLFGGGLQDTILDIFREQFSPRAAQLGDPTYLMRSLQGNIIRGLLALTPFLLLCTFAAFVGPIMLGGWNFTLKALEPKLEKLDPIKGFKRLFAPKNFVELMKAMAKFLLVGGVAVLLLNQLAPQIVGLSMQPVNTALGNAIRLCLLSLLLLSASLALIAAIDVPFQLWDFTRKLKMTLKEVRDEAKETDGRPEVKSRIRQLQQQLARGRMMEEVPHADVVVTNPTHVAVALRYEDDMGAPKVVAKGTDMVAARIREIAEEHRVPLFEAPPLARALNRHTDIGEEIPRALYQAVAQVLSYIYALRRARRYEIPMPDVPDIELPPDVTAGDPPREDED; translated from the coding sequence ATGGCTGAGAACGAAGACGGTCAGGAGAAAACCGAAGACCCAACCCCGAAACGCCTACGCGAGGCACGGGAGAAGGGTAACGTCCCCCGCTCACGGGAACTCTCCACCATGCTCGTCACCATGGCGGGCGCGGTGGGCTTGATGCTCTTTGGGGGTGGCCTGCAGGACACCATCCTCGACATCTTCCGCGAGCAATTCTCACCCCGCGCGGCACAGCTCGGTGACCCTACCTATCTGATGCGCTCGCTTCAAGGCAACATCATCCGAGGGTTGCTGGCGCTCACGCCGTTTCTTCTGCTCTGCACCTTCGCCGCCTTTGTGGGCCCGATCATGCTAGGGGGCTGGAACTTTACCCTGAAGGCCCTCGAGCCCAAGCTCGAGAAGCTCGACCCGATCAAGGGCTTCAAGCGTCTCTTCGCGCCGAAGAACTTCGTAGAGCTGATGAAAGCGATGGCGAAGTTCCTGCTGGTCGGCGGTGTCGCCGTGCTGCTGCTGAATCAGCTCGCCCCCCAAATTGTTGGCCTCAGTATGCAACCGGTGAATACGGCCCTTGGCAACGCCATCCGGCTGTGCCTCCTGTCGCTACTCCTGCTGAGCGCGAGCCTCGCCCTGATCGCCGCGATCGACGTGCCGTTTCAGCTCTGGGACTTCACTCGCAAGCTGAAGATGACCCTCAAGGAAGTGCGCGATGAGGCGAAGGAGACAGACGGACGCCCCGAAGTGAAGTCGCGAATTCGCCAGTTGCAGCAGCAGCTGGCACGCGGGCGGATGATGGAGGAGGTGCCCCATGCGGACGTGGTGGTGACCAACCCGACCCACGTCGCCGTCGCCCTGCGCTACGAAGACGACATGGGCGCACCGAAGGTGGTTGCCAAGGGCACGGACATGGTGGCCGCGCGCATTCGCGAGATTGCCGAGGAACATCGGGTCCCGCTGTTCGAAGCGCCACCCCTGGCGCGGGCGCTCAACCGTCACACGGACATCGGCGAGGAGATCCCGCGCGCCCTCTACCAAGCCGTCGCCCAGGTGCTGTCCTACATCTACGCCCTGCGCCGAGCGCGACGTTACGAGATCCCCATGCCCGACGTACCCGATATCGAGCTGCCACCTGATGTCACCGCCGGTGACCCACCTAGAGAGGATGAGGACTGA
- the fliP gene encoding flagellar type III secretion system pore protein FliP (The bacterial flagellar biogenesis protein FliP forms a type III secretion system (T3SS)-type pore required for flagellar assembly.) produces MLSTPRRQQLAALLGLALTLLASAVGAQEAPGLPALTVGGADGEQTYSLTIQVLVLMTLLTLLPAVVLSMTSFTRIIIVLAILRQALGTAQSPPNQVLLGLALFLTLFIMAPVADTAWRTGVGPYLDGSMPIQQALPAALAPLRDFMLSQTRETDLATFARIGGVSQFATPQDVPLRMLVPAFVTSELKTAFQIGFLVFIPFLVIDLVVSSVLMSMGMMMLSPMLISLPFKIMLFVLVDGWTLLVETLAISFVV; encoded by the coding sequence ATGCTATCGACACCACGACGACAGCAACTTGCAGCCTTGCTCGGCCTTGCCCTGACGCTCCTGGCAAGCGCCGTGGGAGCCCAGGAGGCCCCAGGCCTGCCAGCCCTTACCGTGGGCGGCGCCGATGGCGAGCAGACCTACTCGCTCACCATCCAGGTGCTGGTGCTGATGACCCTGCTGACACTGCTGCCCGCAGTAGTGCTCAGCATGACGTCCTTCACCCGCATCATCATCGTCCTCGCCATCCTGCGCCAGGCCCTCGGCACGGCCCAGTCGCCGCCCAACCAGGTGTTGCTCGGCCTCGCCCTGTTCCTGACCCTGTTCATCATGGCCCCGGTGGCAGACACGGCCTGGCGCACAGGTGTAGGCCCTTACCTCGACGGCAGCATGCCGATCCAGCAGGCCCTGCCCGCCGCCCTCGCGCCCCTGCGCGACTTCATGTTGAGCCAGACCCGCGAGACCGATCTCGCCACCTTCGCTCGCATCGGCGGCGTCAGCCAGTTCGCTACGCCGCAGGACGTACCGCTTCGCATGCTGGTGCCCGCCTTCGTGACCAGCGAGCTCAAGACCGCCTTTCAGATCGGCTTCCTGGTGTTCATCCCCTTCCTGGTGATCGACCTGGTGGTCTCCAGCGTGCTCATGTCCATGGGCATGATGATGCTCTCCCCGATGCTCATCTCCCTGCCCTTCAAGATCATGCTGTTCGTGCTGGTCGATGGGTGGACCCTGCTGGTCGAAACCCTCGCCATCAGTTTCGTGGTGTAG
- the fliQ gene encoding flagellar biosynthesis protein FliQ — protein sequence MDPETVIAVAQRALQTTAMLAAPMLLSALAAGLLIGMFQAATQIQEMTLSFIPKLIVLGITILIAGPWMLHVIVDFTQRLFLNIPRYLGLT from the coding sequence ATGGATCCGGAAACCGTCATCGCCGTCGCCCAACGAGCGCTGCAGACCACTGCCATGCTGGCCGCGCCGATGCTGCTCTCGGCGCTCGCCGCGGGCCTGCTGATCGGCATGTTCCAGGCCGCCACGCAGATCCAGGAGATGACCCTGTCGTTCATCCCGAAGCTGATCGTGCTCGGCATCACCATCCTGATCGCCGGCCCCTGGATGCTGCACGTGATCGTGGACTTCACCCAGCGCCTGTTCCTGAACATCCCGCGCTACCTCGGGCTGACCTAA
- a CDS encoding flagellar basal body-associated FliL family protein: MANEEAAEDTPKPPNKMMDMLIAGVGIFALVTVSNIVTTIVFPPKVSMPSDDGAAAQVVDAPPLYHALNPPLIANLEGADADFLQVSIELMARDQKVIDALQTHKAAIRNNLLLMFSTHAGDDVNTRDAKEMLRMKVLEEVQAVLEPYVDGMTVEEAYFTSFVAQ, translated from the coding sequence ATGGCAAACGAAGAAGCCGCTGAAGATACCCCGAAACCCCCTAACAAGATGATGGACATGTTGATCGCCGGGGTGGGCATCTTCGCCCTCGTCACGGTCAGCAACATCGTGACCACCATCGTGTTCCCGCCGAAGGTCAGCATGCCTTCGGACGATGGGGCCGCCGCGCAGGTGGTAGACGCGCCACCGCTCTACCACGCGCTGAACCCGCCCCTTATCGCTAACCTGGAGGGGGCCGACGCCGACTTTCTCCAGGTCTCGATCGAACTGATGGCCCGCGATCAGAAGGTCATCGACGCCTTGCAGACGCACAAGGCCGCGATCCGCAACAACCTGCTGCTGATGTTCTCCACCCACGCCGGCGACGACGTCAACACCCGTGACGCCAAGGAGATGCTGCGCATGAAGGTGCTCGAGGAGGTGCAAGCGGTGCTGGAGCCCTACGTCGACGGTATGACCGTGGAAGAGGCCTACTTCACTTCCTTCGTCGCGCAGTAG
- the fliR gene encoding flagellar biosynthetic protein FliR, with protein sequence MFFSEDLLLALVNAYFWPFVRIGGLVAVAPLFNSRNIPQRVKLLLVVSLTALIGPALPPMPDVPLMSPAGFLLTGQQLLIGMLLGFVVQLVFDAMVVAGETAAMSMGLGFATFLDPERGVSVPVLSQFYLILATLTYLAINGHLMLLEVLAQSFQSMPVVVPENLQSGQDLLWELISFASTMFGGALQIALPAVSALLIVNIAFGVISRAAPSLNMFAIGFPISLVMGFAIILVSLPSTQGALIHLLEVSFQLLAEILRP encoded by the coding sequence ATGTTCTTCAGCGAAGACCTCCTGCTCGCGTTGGTGAACGCCTACTTCTGGCCGTTCGTGCGCATCGGTGGGCTGGTGGCCGTCGCCCCGCTGTTCAACAGTCGCAACATTCCGCAGCGGGTGAAGCTGCTGCTGGTGGTGAGCTTGACCGCACTGATCGGGCCCGCCCTACCGCCGATGCCCGACGTGCCGCTGATGAGCCCCGCGGGGTTCCTGCTCACGGGGCAGCAGCTGCTCATCGGCATGCTGCTCGGCTTCGTGGTGCAGCTGGTGTTCGATGCCATGGTGGTGGCCGGCGAGACCGCCGCCATGTCCATGGGACTCGGCTTCGCCACCTTTCTGGATCCGGAACGGGGCGTATCCGTGCCGGTGTTGAGCCAGTTCTACCTCATCCTGGCGACGCTCACCTACCTCGCCATCAACGGCCACCTGATGTTGCTGGAAGTGCTCGCCCAGAGCTTTCAGTCGATGCCCGTGGTGGTGCCCGAGAATCTGCAATCAGGTCAGGATCTGCTCTGGGAGTTGATCTCCTTCGCCAGCACCATGTTCGGCGGCGCCCTGCAGATCGCCCTGCCCGCCGTGAGCGCCCTGCTCATCGTCAACATCGCCTTCGGCGTGATCTCGCGCGCGGCACCGTCGCTCAACATGTTTGCGATCGGTTTCCCCATCAGCCTGGTCATGGGCTTCGCCATCATCCTGGTCAGCCTGCCGTCCACGCAGGGCGCACTGATACACCTGCTGGAGGTGTCCTTCCAGCTGCTCGCCGAGATCCTGCGACCCTAG
- the flhA gene encoding flagellar biosynthesis protein FlhA: protein MELLERVARQLRQGAGVPILLILMLSMMVLPLPPMALDLLFTFNITLSLVIVLAVIYANRPLDLGVFPTVLLIATLLRLALNVASTRVVLLNGHNGTGAAGRVIEAFGDFVVGGNFAVGLVVFAILVIINFIVVTKGAGRISEVSARFTLDAMPGRQMAIDADLNAGLVTQDEARQRREEIRQEADFYGSMDGASKFVRGDATAGILILFINIIGGIAIGPLQHGMPFGQALEYYTLLTIGDGLVAQIPSLLLSTAVAIIVTRMSGSQDMGEQVVKQLLGNSRTLGVTAGVLGLLGLIPGMPNVVFLGLAAACGTGAWLLNRQPTAAEQAAAAEQEAPTEAPKPPELSWDDVSDVDALGLEVGFRLIGMVDKRQGGELMNKIKGVRKKFTQELGFLVQPVHIRDNLELNPNAYRIKLLDVPIGEGEIFPNKELAIAPNDTVKPIPGQKTKEPAFGLDAVWIDPSERERAQTLGYSVVDAATVVATHLTQILTTHANELFGYDEAQHLLDRLAQSSPKLVEDLVPKALSMGAFVRTLQELLAERIPITNFKRIAEAMAEHAPRSQEPAALAAMVRVAMGRSIVQRINGMREELPVITLEPKLERMLQENLQSGQGGGIEPNLAERLHRSLAESAQRQEMAGEPAVVLVSPTIRSWLSRLLRHQLPNLNVLAVNEVPDDKRLRMVAAVGA from the coding sequence ATGGAACTCCTCGAGCGTGTCGCCCGCCAGCTACGCCAGGGCGCGGGTGTGCCGATTCTGCTGATCTTGATGCTCAGCATGATGGTGCTGCCCCTGCCGCCCATGGCGCTGGATCTGCTGTTCACCTTCAACATCACCTTGTCCCTGGTGATCGTCCTCGCGGTGATCTACGCCAACCGCCCCCTGGACCTCGGGGTGTTCCCGACCGTGCTGTTGATCGCCACCTTGCTGCGCCTCGCGCTCAACGTGGCCTCGACCCGCGTGGTACTGCTCAACGGCCACAATGGCACGGGCGCCGCCGGCCGGGTGATCGAGGCCTTCGGGGACTTCGTGGTGGGCGGCAACTTCGCCGTGGGCCTGGTGGTCTTCGCCATCCTGGTGATCATCAACTTCATCGTGGTGACCAAGGGCGCCGGGCGCATCTCGGAGGTGAGCGCACGCTTCACCTTGGACGCCATGCCCGGTCGCCAGATGGCCATCGACGCCGACTTGAACGCAGGTCTGGTCACCCAGGACGAAGCACGTCAGCGGCGCGAGGAAATTCGCCAGGAGGCAGACTTCTACGGCTCCATGGACGGTGCTAGCAAATTCGTTCGTGGCGATGCGACCGCGGGCATCCTGATCCTCTTCATCAACATCATCGGCGGCATCGCCATCGGCCCCCTCCAGCACGGCATGCCCTTCGGCCAGGCGCTCGAGTACTACACACTGCTCACGATCGGCGACGGTCTGGTGGCCCAGATCCCCTCGTTGCTGCTCTCGACCGCCGTCGCCATCATCGTCACCCGCATGTCCGGCTCCCAGGACATGGGCGAGCAGGTGGTGAAGCAGCTGCTCGGTAACTCCCGCACGCTCGGCGTCACCGCTGGGGTGCTCGGCCTGCTGGGGCTCATCCCCGGCATGCCAAACGTGGTGTTCTTAGGTTTAGCCGCCGCCTGTGGCACCGGCGCATGGCTGCTCAATCGGCAGCCGACCGCGGCGGAGCAAGCGGCCGCAGCCGAGCAGGAAGCTCCCACGGAAGCGCCGAAACCGCCGGAGCTGTCCTGGGACGATGTGTCCGATGTCGATGCCCTGGGTCTGGAGGTGGGCTTCCGCCTGATCGGCATGGTGGACAAGCGCCAGGGCGGCGAGCTCATGAACAAGATCAAGGGCGTACGCAAGAAGTTCACCCAGGAGCTGGGCTTCCTGGTGCAGCCCGTGCACATCCGCGACAACCTCGAGCTCAACCCCAACGCTTACCGGATCAAGCTCCTGGACGTGCCGATCGGTGAGGGCGAGATCTTCCCCAACAAAGAACTCGCCATCGCACCGAACGACACGGTCAAGCCGATTCCCGGACAAAAGACCAAGGAGCCCGCCTTCGGCTTGGACGCGGTGTGGATCGATCCCTCGGAGCGCGAACGCGCCCAGACCCTCGGCTACTCCGTGGTCGATGCCGCCACCGTGGTCGCCACCCACCTCACACAGATCTTGACGACGCACGCCAACGAGCTCTTCGGCTACGACGAGGCCCAACACCTCCTCGACCGCCTGGCGCAAAGCTCACCGAAGCTGGTGGAGGACCTGGTGCCCAAGGCCCTGTCCATGGGCGCCTTCGTGCGCACGCTGCAGGAGTTACTCGCCGAGCGCATCCCCATCACCAACTTCAAGAGAATCGCCGAAGCGATGGCGGAACACGCGCCGCGCAGTCAAGAACCCGCCGCTCTGGCGGCCATGGTGCGGGTCGCCATGGGGCGTTCCATCGTCCAACGCATCAATGGAATGCGGGAAGAACTGCCTGTCATCACGCTGGAGCCAAAACTGGAACGCATGTTGCAAGAGAACCTGCAGAGCGGACAAGGCGGCGGCATCGAGCCGAACCTCGCCGAGCGACTGCACCGTAGCCTCGCCGAGTCCGCCCAACGCCAGGAGATGGCAGGCGAACCGGCAGTGGTGTTGGTGAGCCCGACGATCAGGAGTTGGCTATCGCGCCTGTTGCGACACCAGCTACCGAATCTGAACGTACTGGCGGTGAACGAAGTGCCGGACGACAAGCGTCTGCGCATGGTTGCCGCGGTTGGAGCCTGA
- the fliO gene encoding flagellar biosynthetic protein FliO has protein sequence MAQGSDSQGTEQAPASEPPAAPGDSATTPLFANTGAESSTPVPALAGDDLLTPGSSAQLLASLALVLLVIVALGWLSRRLHRLQPRRGGRALQVLDVLPVGARERVALVQVGSTQLVLGLAPGRVQTLHVLDPAVAASDDATPASAEPVAPAAASPFASLLKR, from the coding sequence ATGGCGCAGGGAAGCGACAGCCAAGGCACCGAGCAGGCACCTGCCAGCGAGCCGCCGGCAGCACCGGGAGACTCGGCCACCACGCCACTCTTTGCGAATACCGGCGCCGAATCCTCGACGCCCGTCCCCGCCCTGGCAGGCGATGACCTCCTCACCCCGGGCAGCTCGGCCCAGCTGCTGGCGAGCCTCGCCCTGGTGCTGCTGGTGATCGTGGCCCTCGGGTGGTTGTCGCGGCGGCTGCATCGCCTGCAACCCAGGCGAGGCGGTCGGGCGCTGCAGGTCTTAGACGTGCTTCCCGTGGGCGCCCGCGAGCGCGTGGCGCTGGTCCAGGTGGGGTCCACCCAACTCGTACTCGGGCTAGCGCCGGGCCGCGTGCAGACCCTGCACGTACTGGACCCGGCGGTAGCCGCAAGCGACGACGCGACACCCGCGAGCGCTGAGCCGGTGGCACCCGCCGCCGCAAGCCCCTTCGCCAGCCTATTGAAAAGGTAA